CGGATACCGTGAAACCGGCCGCGTTCACCGGCGCGACGCTGTCGGCGGGGACGCTGTCCGTCACCTTGCCGCCCAAGTCGGTGGTGATGCTCGACCTGCGCTGACGCCCGGGCAGAATAAGGGGGGGCGTCAGCGCCGCCCCCCTTGCCTTCCGGCCTTCACACCACCTGCGGCAGCTTCTCCAGATGCTTGTCGAGCGTGATCGGATAATCGCGCACGCGCACGCCGGTCGCATTGTAGATCGCATTGGCGATCGCCGCGCCGACGCCGCACAGGCCGAGCTCGCCGACGCCCTTCGCCTTCATCGGTGACGACATCGGATCCGCTTCGTCGAGGAAGACGACCTCCTGGTGCGGGATGTCGGCGTGGACGGGCACCTCGTAGCCGGCAAGGTCGTGGTTGACGAAAAAGCCGAATCTTTTGTCGACCGCCAGTTCCTCCATCAACGCCGCGCCGACCCCCATCGTCATCGCGCCGATCACCTGGCTGCGCGCGGTGGTCGGGTTGAGGATGCGCCCCGCCGCGCAGACCGCGAGCATGCGGCGCACGCGCACCTCGCCCGTCCAGGCATCGACGCCCACCTCGACGAAATGGCCGGCGAAGGTCGATTGCTGATATTGTTTGGCGAGGTCGCCATATTCCATCGCCTCTTCGGCGGAGAGACCGGCGTCGCCCGCTGCCTCGGCCAGGCTGACGCTGCGGTTGCCCGAGCGGACCTTGCCGCCCTCGAACGTCACGTCGGCGGAATTGAAGCCGAGTTTCTGCGCGATGCTGTCGCGCAGCTTGGCGCAGGCGGCGTAGACGCCCGCGGTCGCGCTGTTGCCGCCCCACTGGCCGCCCGACCCGGACGACACGGGGAAGGACGAATCGCCCAGCAGCACGACGACCTTGTCGAGCGGCACGCCGAGCATTTCCGCCGCGGTCTGCGCGATAACGGTATAGCTGCCCGTACCGATGTCGGTCATGTCGGTCGCGACGGTGACGACACCCTTGCGATCGATGCCGACCCGCGCCGCGGACTTCATCACCAGATTGTTGCGAAAGCCCGAGGCGACGCCCATGCCGACCAGCCAGCGCCCGTCGCGCACTGCGCCCGGCGTGGCGCTTCGCCGCGACCAGCCGAACCGATCCGCGCCCTGCCGCAGGCAGCCGACGAGGTTGCGCTGCGAGAATTTGCGTTCCGGCTTGGCGGGATCGACCTGCGTGTCGTTGACGATGCGGAACTGCACCGGGTCCATGCCCAGTTTCTCCGCCATTTCGTCCATCGCGATCTCGAGTGCCATCAGGCCCGGCGCCTCGCCCGGCGCGCGCATCGCATTGCCTTCGGGCAGATCGAGCACCGCGAGGCGCATCGACGTCAGCCGGTTGGCGCCGGCGTAGAGCAGCTTGGTCTGCGCCACCGCAGTCTCCGGGCCGCCGTCGGGCAGATCGCCGGATACGCTTTCATGCGCGATCGCGGTGATGCGGCCATCCTTCTCGCAGCCCAGGCGGATGCGCTGGATCGTCGCGGGCCGGTGCGTGGTGTTGTTGGCGATCAGCGGGCGCTGCAGCGCCACCTTGACCGGCCGCCCCGCCGCACGCGCGCCGAGCGCCGCCATGATCGCATCGGTGCGGACGAACAGCTTCCCGCCGAACCCGCCGCCGATATAGGGTGAGATCAGTCGCACCTTGTCCGCCGGGATGCCGAGCGTGCGCGCGACATCGCCCTTGCCCCAGTTGATCATCTGGTTCGACGTCCACAGCGTCAGCTCGTCGCCGTTCCACGCGGCGATCGAGGCGTGCGGTTCCATCATCGCATGGCTCTGGTCGGGCGTGGTGTAGCGTTGATCCAGCGTCACCGGCGCGGCGGCGAAGGCCTTGTCGAAATCGCCGACCCGGTCGACCGGCGGCGCCTTCGGCCCGCCGTCGCCCTTCAGCGGCGCGCTGTCCTTCTGCGCCGCAAGATCGAAGCGTCCCTTGTCGCGCGCATAATCGATGCGGACGAGCGCGGCGGCGGCGCGCGCCTGTTCGAACGTTTCCGCGACGACGACGGCGACGGCCTGGTGATAATGGTCGATCGCGGGACCGCCGAGCAGCTTGGCGGTATTCATCTTGCCCTTGCCGAGCGGGCCGGCCGTGTCGGCGGTAACGATCGCGAGAACGCCGGGCGCGGCCTTCGCCGCGGCAAGGTCCATCGACGCGATCCGCCCCTTGGCGATGCCGGCGCCGACGACATAGCCATAGGCCGCGTTGGGTGCGGCCGCATGCTGTTCGTAGGCGTAGGGCGCGGTTCCCGTCGTCTTGTACTTGCCGTCGATGCGATCGGTCGGCTTGCCGACCACCTGCATGCGGTCGATCGGGTTCGCGCCCGCGGGCGTGTCGAACTTCATGCGCCCTGCTCCTGCGTCACCGGTTGCTGTGTCGTGCCCGTGGCCTCATGGATCGCCGCGCTGAGCGTGCGCGCGACCAGCGGCACCTTGAAGGCATTGTCGCGCGTCGGGCGGGCATCGGCGAGCAGGCGGTCGGCCACCGCCTTCGCCCCCTGCGGCATCGCGGCTTCCGCCGCCTCGCTGCGCCACGGGCGCGGCGCGATGCCGCCGATCGCGGCGCGGCCGGTGCCGTCCTTCTGGATCACCGCCGCGACCGAGACGAGCGCATAGGCATAGGACGCGCGATCGCGCACCTTGCGGTAGACATGCGTGCCGCCCAGCGGGCGGGGCAGGGTGACGGCGGTGATGAGTTCGCCGGGCTTCAGGTTGGTATCGATGTGCGGCGCATCGCCGGGCAGACGGTGGAAATCGCCGATCGCGATCCGCCGCGTCGCACCCGCCCCGTCGATCGTCTCGATCGTCGCGTCGAGCACGCGCATCGCGACCGCCATGTCGCCGGGATAGGTGGCGATGCACGCATCGGACGTGCCGATGATGCCCAGCTGCCGCGAATAGCCGCCGATCGCGGCGCAGCCCGACCCGGGCTTGCGCTTGTTGCATGCCTGGTTGGTGTCGTAGAAATACGGGCAGCGCGTGCGTTGCAGCAGGTTGCCCGCGGTCGTCGCCTTGTTGCGCAGCTGGCCGCTCGCGCCCGCGACGATCGCGCGGGTCAGTACGCCATAATCGCGGCGCACGCGCGCGTCGCTGGCCAACGACGTGTTGGTGACGAGCGCACCGATGCGAAGGCCGCCGTTGTCGGTCGGCTCGATCCGGTCGAGCTTCAGGTCCTGGACATCGACGAGATGCGCTGGCGTCTCGATCTCCAGCTTCATCAGGTCAAGCAGGTTGGTGCCGCCCGCGATGAACTTCGCGCCCGGCGTCGCGGCGACCGCGGCAGCAGCCTCTGCCGGGGTCTTGGCGCGGGTGTAAGTGAAGGGCCTCATGCGCGTGCTCCCGCAACGTCGGCGATCGCCTCGGCGATGTTCGAATAGGCGCCACAGCGGCAGATGTTGCCGCTCATCCGTTCGCGCAATTCCATGTTACTTGGCCGCGGGGCGGCGGTGATGTCGCCCTGCACGTGGCTGGGCACGCCGGCCTTGATCTCGTCGAGCACCGCGACCGCGGAACAGATCTGGCCCGGCGTGCAATAGCCGCATTGATAACCGTCGTGGCGGATGAAGGCGGCCTGCATCGGGTGCAGTTTGTCGGGCGTGCCCAGCCCCTCGATCGTCGTGACCCGGTCGCCCTGGTGCTGCACCGCCAGGCTGAGGCAGCTGTTGATCCTCTTGCCCTCGACGATGACGGTGCACGCGCCGCATTGGCCGTGGTCGCAGCCCTTCTTGGTGCCGGTCAGGTGCAGATGCTCGCGCAAGGCGTCGAGCAACGTCGTGCGCGTATCGAGGTCCAGCGTCTGCTTGCGGCCGTTGACGGTCAGCGTCACCGGCATCGTCGCCGGTGGCGTGGCGACCGGGGCCTGCGCCTCGGCCTGCGACACGCCGGCCAGTGCGCAGGACGCCGCGCCGCCGACGATCACGCCGCGGCGCGACACCTGAGTCTCGTCCCCGAAGGACATAGTGCATGCTCCCTGTCCACCTGCGGACGCAGGCGCGATGATGGCGATGGATGTTGGCCCGGGAAAGCAGGACGCAACGCAACGTGGACAGTGAACGATCGGATCAGGGTGCGTGTTCCGTTGCGATCGAGAACTAATTTACGTCAGCCGCCCATCCGCCGATCGCCGATCGCGTCACCACGGCGCGCGGTGGCGATCAGCCGCGCATAGGCGCGTTCCGCCGGACCGTAGGTGTCGCCGGCGATGTCCATCAGCTTCGCGCGGTCGCGCACGACGACACGCCCGCGCAGGCCGCGCACCGCCTGTTCCGCCTCCAGTCGATGCAGCGCCTCGGTGATGCTCGACCGGCGCACGCCCAGCATCAGCCGGAATTCCTCATGCGTCAGGCAGATGTCCTCGCCGCTCACCCGGTCATGATACAGCAGGATCCAGCGTGCCATCCGGCGCTCGACGGGGTGGACCAGCGACGACACGATCGTGCTCGCCATCTGGATGTTGATGACGCCGACGAAGCGCAGCGCCGCATCGCGCAGGCTGTCGCTCGCCGCGATGCAGGCAAGGAAGGCGTCGCGCGCGATCCGCAGCGCGGTGCCGCTTTCCGCACGCATCACCACGTCGTGCGGCCAGTGCGTCTCGCCGAGCAGCAACGGCCAGCCGCTGAACCCTTCCAGCCCGATCAACCCCACCGCGAGCCGGCGGCCATCCGATTGCGAGTCGAGAAACGCCGCGACGGCGCCCTCCGGGAAATGCAGCGATTCGATCGGATCACCCGTCTGCGCCAGTTCGTCGCCGATCGCGAACGGCACCCGTTCCAGATGCGGCGCCAGCAGGGCGAAGTCGTCCGGGTCGAGGTTGGCGAGGAAGGAGTTGCGGATTCCATCGCCAGTTACGGCGACGGGAATGCGGAATTGGCCCTCGCGCGGATCGGTCATATCGGCTGTCATCGAACGCTGCCTAGAATAGCCCCCATTGCCTGGTCCAGCCCGCGCATTTTCTGCACGGTTTCGTACAGACAATCCGCCGGTCGCTGCAATGTTGGGACGATGCGGGCCGTTGGCAAGAATTTGCTAATGCGGTGCATTTCCGTCGGCAACGCTTCAATGGGCAGTGATGATGACCTTCAGTGCTGCGGCGCAAGTTGATCGCCTCTGGCGAGCAGGTGTTGCGTATCAGCGATGGTCGACCGCGTCGCACCCGTTTACGCGTCCGGATCGTTGGGTCGGTTCGCTTTCCCAGCCAGGATGATCGTGTCCATGATGCAGCCACCCGTCCGTTACGCCCCGTCCGTCGAGGTCATCGATCCGGAGGAAGAGCAGACGCATCGCGCGCTCAACGACGCGTTCGACATGATCCTGGAGCGGACCGCAGAGGATTACGGCCACGCCGTCCGGTCGGTCCACGCCAAGTCGCACGGCATCCTCGAAGGCGAAATGACGATCGATGCGGACCTGCCGCCGCATCTGGCGCAGGGGCTGTTCGCGACGCCGGGCACGCACCGGGTGATGATCCGCCTGTCGACGAATGCGGGCGACATCCTGCCCGATGCGATCAGCCTGCCGCGCGGCCTCGCGATGAAGGTCTATGGTGTCGACGGCGAGCGGTTGCCGGGCGCGGAAGGGCGCACGCAGGATTTCGTGATGGTCAACGGCCCGGTCTTCCAGGCGAAGACGGCCGAAAAATTCCTTGGCAATCTCAAGCTGCTCGCCAGGACCACCGATCGGATGGAGGGCGGCAAGAAGGTCGTCTCCGCGGTGCTCCGCGGCGTCCACAATGCGCTCGACGCGATCGGCACGCGCATTACCGCGGTCGACTCGCTGGGCGGCGCTCCCAATGTCGAGCCGCTCGGCGAGACCTTCCACAGCGCCACGCCGTTCCGCTACGGTGAGCATATCGCCAAATTCGCGCTGGTCCCCGTCGCGCCGGCCCAGGTCGCGCTGACCGGCAAGGTCATCGACATCGCCGGGCGCGAGGATGCGATCCGCGAAGAGGTGCGGGCGGAAATGCGCGATCCGGATGCGGTCTGGGAATTTCGCGTGCAGCTGTGCCGCGATCTGGAAAAGCAGCCGGTCGAGGACCCGACCGTCGCGTGGAACGCGGCCGACGCGCCCTTCGTCCGCGTCGCCACGATCCGCGCGGGGCGGCAGGACAGCTGGGACCCGGCGCGAGTCGAGGAGGTCGACGAGCGCCTGCGCTTCAGCGTGTGGACCGGCCTGGCGGCGCACCGGCCGCTTGGCAACATCAACCGCGCGCGGCGCGCGGCCTATCGTCACTCCGCCGATTTCCGTGCCCGTTTTAACGGCTGCCCCTATCACGAACCGATGGAGGCGTGACGCGCAACGCGCCTAGGCCGCGTCCTCGCGGGGGGCGGCAAGCGCGGCGTTGAGCACATGCAGCCGCTCGTTCAGCGCGCGCACCTCCGCCACGTCGAGCCCGCTGCGCGCTATCATCAGCGGGGCAAGACAGCCCGTCTCCCGCCAGCGCGCTTCGCCGAGGTCGGTGAGGCGGACGCGCACCTGCCGTTCGTCCTTCGGATCGCGTGTCCGCGACACCAGCCCCGCCGCCTCCAGCCGCTTCACCAGCGGCGTGATCGTGCTCGATTCGAGCGACAGCCGTTCGGCGATCTGGCCGATCGTGCGGTCCGGATGCTCGCGCAGCGCCTGCAACACGAGGAATTGCGGGTAGGTGATGCCAAGCCGGTCGAGCACCGGCTTGTACGCACGATTGATCGCGATCGTCGCGGTGTAGA
This portion of the Sphingomonas sp. FARSPH genome encodes:
- the paoC gene encoding aldehyde oxidoreductase molybdenum-binding subunit PaoC; the encoded protein is MKFDTPAGANPIDRMQVVGKPTDRIDGKYKTTGTAPYAYEQHAAAPNAAYGYVVGAGIAKGRIASMDLAAAKAAPGVLAIVTADTAGPLGKGKMNTAKLLGGPAIDHYHQAVAVVVAETFEQARAAAALVRIDYARDKGRFDLAAQKDSAPLKGDGGPKAPPVDRVGDFDKAFAAAPVTLDQRYTTPDQSHAMMEPHASIAAWNGDELTLWTSNQMINWGKGDVARTLGIPADKVRLISPYIGGGFGGKLFVRTDAIMAALGARAAGRPVKVALQRPLIANNTTHRPATIQRIRLGCEKDGRITAIAHESVSGDLPDGGPETAVAQTKLLYAGANRLTSMRLAVLDLPEGNAMRAPGEAPGLMALEIAMDEMAEKLGMDPVQFRIVNDTQVDPAKPERKFSQRNLVGCLRQGADRFGWSRRSATPGAVRDGRWLVGMGVASGFRNNLVMKSAARVGIDRKGVVTVATDMTDIGTGSYTVIAQTAAEMLGVPLDKVVVLLGDSSFPVSSGSGGQWGGNSATAGVYAACAKLRDSIAQKLGFNSADVTFEGGKVRSGNRSVSLAEAAGDAGLSAEEAMEYGDLAKQYQQSTFAGHFVEVGVDAWTGEVRVRRMLAVCAAGRILNPTTARSQVIGAMTMGVGAALMEELAVDKRFGFFVNHDLAGYEVPVHADIPHQEVVFLDEADPMSSPMKAKGVGELGLCGVGAAIANAIYNATGVRVRDYPITLDKHLEKLPQVV
- a CDS encoding FAD binding domain-containing protein codes for the protein MRPFTYTRAKTPAEAAAAVAATPGAKFIAGGTNLLDLMKLEIETPAHLVDVQDLKLDRIEPTDNGGLRIGALVTNTSLASDARVRRDYGVLTRAIVAGASGQLRNKATTAGNLLQRTRCPYFYDTNQACNKRKPGSGCAAIGGYSRQLGIIGTSDACIATYPGDMAVAMRVLDATIETIDGAGATRRIAIGDFHRLPGDAPHIDTNLKPGELITAVTLPRPLGGTHVYRKVRDRASYAYALVSVAAVIQKDGTGRAAIGGIAPRPWRSEAAEAAMPQGAKAVADRLLADARPTRDNAFKVPLVARTLSAAIHEATGTTQQPVTQEQGA
- the paoA gene encoding aldehyde dehydrogenase iron-sulfur subunit PaoA encodes the protein MSFGDETQVSRRGVIVGGAASCALAGVSQAEAQAPVATPPATMPVTLTVNGRKQTLDLDTRTTLLDALREHLHLTGTKKGCDHGQCGACTVIVEGKRINSCLSLAVQHQGDRVTTIEGLGTPDKLHPMQAAFIRHDGYQCGYCTPGQICSAVAVLDEIKAGVPSHVQGDITAAPRPSNMELRERMSGNICRCGAYSNIAEAIADVAGARA
- a CDS encoding Crp/Fnr family transcriptional regulator, translated to MTADMTDPREGQFRIPVAVTGDGIRNSFLANLDPDDFALLAPHLERVPFAIGDELAQTGDPIESLHFPEGAVAAFLDSQSDGRRLAVGLIGLEGFSGWPLLLGETHWPHDVVMRAESGTALRIARDAFLACIAASDSLRDAALRFVGVINIQMASTIVSSLVHPVERRMARWILLYHDRVSGEDICLTHEEFRLMLGVRRSSITEALHRLEAEQAVRGLRGRVVVRDRAKLMDIAGDTYGPAERAYARLIATARRGDAIGDRRMGG
- a CDS encoding catalase family protein, producing MMQPPVRYAPSVEVIDPEEEQTHRALNDAFDMILERTAEDYGHAVRSVHAKSHGILEGEMTIDADLPPHLAQGLFATPGTHRVMIRLSTNAGDILPDAISLPRGLAMKVYGVDGERLPGAEGRTQDFVMVNGPVFQAKTAEKFLGNLKLLARTTDRMEGGKKVVSAVLRGVHNALDAIGTRITAVDSLGGAPNVEPLGETFHSATPFRYGEHIAKFALVPVAPAQVALTGKVIDIAGREDAIREEVRAEMRDPDAVWEFRVQLCRDLEKQPVEDPTVAWNAADAPFVRVATIRAGRQDSWDPARVEEVDERLRFSVWTGLAAHRPLGNINRARRAAYRHSADFRARFNGCPYHEPMEA
- a CDS encoding MarR family winged helix-turn-helix transcriptional regulator, producing MAGEPTPSPLPLPLDAQLCFSLYTATIAINRAYKPVLDRLGITYPQFLVLQALREHPDRTIGQIAERLSLESSTITPLVKRLEAAGLVSRTRDPKDERQVRVRLTDLGEARWRETGCLAPLMIARSGLDVAEVRALNERLHVLNAALAAPREDAA